The following are encoded together in the Zingiber officinale cultivar Zhangliang chromosome 8A, Zo_v1.1, whole genome shotgun sequence genome:
- the LOC122008142 gene encoding serine/threonine-protein kinase 38-like: MEMDSEENGGAAAAAGGLAAVAEEVGVEEVGSSLTMERVAAAKQFIENHYRNQTKNIQERKERRWFLERQLASSQAPKEEKVNLLKDLERKETEYIRLKRHKICVDDFELLTIIGRGAFGEVRLCREKSSGNIYAMKKLKKSEMVSRGQVEHVRAERNLLAEVASHYIVKLFYSFQDTEYLYLIMEYLPGGDMMTLLIREDTLTENVAKFYIAQSVLAIESIHKHNYIHRDIKPDNLLLDKDGHMKLSDFGLCKPIDCSKLSTLNEDEPMSDENLRDSMDIDGSSDTNNGNRWRSPHEQLQHWQMNRRTLAFSTVGTPDYIAPEVLLKKGYGLECDWWSLGAILYEMLIGYPPFYSDDPITTCRKIVHWRTYLRFPEDARLSSEAKSLICRLLCDVEHRIGSGGADQIKAHPWFKDIIWDKLYEMDAAFKPEVHGELDTHNFLKFDELDPPTPARTGSGPTRKKAFLKPEDFSFVGYTYKNFDAVKGLHKCLDKRRSMSPRRPSLDTIFGNSVMDRATKSNGGKSDVDMISLGDAVTP, translated from the exons ATGGAAATGGACAGCGAGGAGAACGGaggggcggcggcggcggctgggGGACTGGCGGCGGTAGCGGAGGAGGTAGGGGTTGAGGAAGTCGGCTCGAGCTTGACGATGGAGCGGGTAGCTGCCGCGAAGCAGTTTATCGAGAACCACTACAGGAACCAGACGAAGAACATTCAGGAACGGAAAGAACG CCGTTGGTTCTTGGAGAGACAATTGGCTTCTTCACAGGCTCCTAAGGAGGAGAAAGTCAATTTGTTAAAGGATCTTGAGAGAAAGGAAACAGAGTATATTAGGCTTAAAAGGCACAAGATCTGTGTTGATGATTTTGAGTTACTAACCATAATTGGAAGAGGAGCTTTTGGGGAG GTCAGACTCTGTCGGGAGAAGTCCTCCGGGAATATATATGCAATGAAAAAATTGAAGAAATCTGAAATGGTTAGCCGGGGACAG GTGGAACATGTAAGAGCTGAAAGGAACTTGCTAGCTGAAGTAGCTAGCCATTATATTGTCAAACTCTTCTACTCATTTCAAGATACTGAATATCTTTACCTAATAATGGAATATCTTCCTGGAGGAGACATGATGACACTACTCATTAGAGAAGATACCTTAACAGAAAACGTGGCTAAATTCTACATTGCTCAGAGTGTTTTGGccatagagtccattcataaaCACAATTACATTCACAG GGACATAAAGCCTGACAATCTTCTCTTAGATAAAGATGGACACATGAAGCTGTCAGACTTTGGCTTGTGCAAACCGATTGATTGTTCAAAACTTTCAACATTAAATGAAGATGAACCCATGAGTGATGAGAATCTTCGGGATTCGATGGATATTGATGGTTCGTCTGATACAAATAATGGTAACAGGTGGAGAAGTCCTCATGAACAACTACAGCATTGGCAGATGAACAGGAGAACACTG GCATTTTCTACAGTTGGAACACCGGACTATATTGCTCCAGAAGTATTATTAAAGAAAGGATATGGCTTAGAGTGTGATTG GTGGTCCTTGGGTGCAATATTGTATGAGATGCTGATTGGTTATCCACCATTCTATTCTGATGATCCAATAACTACATGCCGAAAG ATTGTGCATTGGCGAACCTATTTAAGGTTTCCAGAAGATGCAAGGTTGTCTTCTGAGGCCAAGAGtcttatttgtagattattgTGTGATGTTGAGCACAGAATTGGCAGTGGAGGGGCAGATCAAATAAAG GCTCATCCTTGGTTCAAAGATATTATTTGGGACAAACTTTATGAAATGGATGCAGCATTTAAACCTGAAGTTCATGGAGAATTGGACACTCATAACTTCTTGAAGTTTGATGAA TTGGATCCTCCTACTCCAGCTAGAACCGGTTCTGGGCCTACGAGGAAGAAG GCATTTCTAAAACCTGAAGATTTTAGCTTTGTTGGATATACTTACAAGAACTTCGATGCTGTCAAAGGGTTACATAAATGCCTTG ATAAGAGGAGGAGTATGTCACCTAGGAGGCCATCACTGGACACTATATTCG GCAACTCGGTAATGGATCGTGCaacaaaatcaaatggagggaaATCCGATGTGGACATGATTTCCTTAGGCGACGCTGTGACTCCGTAG